The segment ATACCCAAAGTAATGATGACAATATGAGTATGTTAAATTTCCAAATGCTGAAATACAAGTTGTTTGATAAAACTAAAAGTTCTGAAACTAATGAGTTTGTAACATTGTTGTCGAAACTAGCTTTTCTAGACATCACTTGTTTGATTTTGTCGTGGTTTGCTCCAGCCATTCAACAGTAACAGAGTTGATTGTTCCTCCTGTACAAATGTATGGACATATAGTTACAAGTCGTATTTAAAGTAAAGAAAGTCACCATGTAAAATGCAGAGCTATTTTATCTAGTTTTCTGCTAGCATGTATAGTTACCAAAACTTCATAATTTCTTCAAATAAAGGACATTGCCAGAGTCTGCAGTGCAACTAATTTTAGTATCTAACATGATTAAATTGAGTTAGAAGTCATATGCCATAACTATCATGCCACTGTATGGACATGTGTGTTCTTTGGATTGATGGAAACATAAACAAATGTGATTAGTGCTCACTATATCTGACATTTTTTAAGCCATGCCCCTGTTATTTACTGACTTGTGAGACCCACTGAAATATATATGCTTTGTTACATATGTGGTGGCTATATATAGTACTGTGTTGCTAATCATTTATATGGCATGCATGCTTATCTTAGTTAGCTCAGATAAACAAACCAAAGGCCTATGGGGCAGTAACAGAAGCTTAGATGCCCCATATACTAATAAACTAAACAGGCAACTGTTTTTGTCAGCAAAGGGGACGTGCCAAATACTAATACAATCCAATGAGTTAAGTAGCAAAAGTACCAGATCATTACCTGGATGCTACACCAAACCCCGAGCTGATTTAGATATTTCTTTCATTCATTCTTCCATTTTCTCCTCTGGCCTGTTACAGGATTTGGCCATACACAataagaaattattttttttacaaacagaCCATGAGCAGGAAAACATAttgtaaatttttttgcaaaagatcATTTCAACATAGCAGCTTGCTGAAGATTTGTAATTACCTGATCAGTTCGGGACCGTACAAAATTTCTAGCAACATTCCTAAGATGTTGTGAAGAAATATTTTGCTGGGTAGTACTTGTTGTTCCTTGCAAATTAGCGCTGTTAAAAAGTGCTTTCACAATTGTGTTGTTCTGAATGCTTCGAGCCTTCTTTGTTGTGTCATGTGGTTCTCTATTCTCAGTTGGACAATCTATTGCCAGATCAGACTTCACACCATAaaacaagaaatatatatattatgattcCACATTTGACATATATAAGATATCAAATATTGGTGAATGTGAACATTTTGGCAATCATTACCTGTTGTTCCGATGCTACGCTTTGCGTAGTAATCATTTTGAGAATATCCTCCCGTAGCATTTCCCTTTCCTTACGTTCTTCTTCTTGCATTTTAAGCCTTGCATTCCGTTCTTCTTGTTCAAATCGAAGCCTTTCATTGCGCTCTGCTTGAAGTGCCTTATCACTTTCTTCTTCTCGAGCTGCAAGTTTTGCTTTCAACTCCTCAACCTCAGAAGAGAGCTTATCATTCTGTTGCTGGGTTTCAGAAGTTACATGAGCTTGTTCATACAATTTAGCATGCAACATTGCTGTAGTGGTTAGAGGTTTAGCCATGTAACCTTGTCCACGAGCTTGAGATGTTTTACAACCTGTAGAGTCCCTATAGCATGCTTGGAAAACAATGTTTTGCTCTTCATTTGTTACTGCATTTCCTATATCTGCTTCTCTCTCACTGATCTCATTGTGTGCATTTTCCTAAGGGGAAAAGAATGCATATGTTACTCCAATGCACTATAATAGCGAACaataagggcccctttgaatcgtaggattgaaaaaacggaggaataggaaaaacacaggattttggtaggaatgcaagtgtaaaaacataggattgcaaaacacaggaaaaatataggaatgaccgtttgattagaccacaggaaaaatgcaggaattagatgagagagatagactctaggaaagttttccaagaggttagagtggATGTTAAATTTCCTACGATTTTGATCTAGAATTGTAGGAATAGGAAagtttcctacgtttttccttttctcattcctacgaatcaaaggcatgaatagtgtaggatttcaattcctttgtttttcctccattttccctccaattcaaagggggcctaaaaTATTTCATAAGAGAATATTTCTTACATAGACATCCTTTGATGCAATGTTCGACCATTCACCATTCCTCATATGAGTAGCTTGCCATAAGTCAAGTATACTTGGCTCTTCCCCTGTTTCCTTATCTCTCTGTAAATACAAAGTTATACCATGTTAACAAATAGGTCATTTCTCATAGCAAAGATAACTAAAATACTAGATGTACCTTCTCATAGCTGGTCTGTGAAAAAGATTTCGCACCAGTAACATGAAGAGTCCTCTGCTTCTTACGGTTTTCAGAATTCTTTTGGCTCATCTCCTGTATCCATAAATAGAAGTAAGAGCAttggaagaaaacaaaaatttacaaaatcaaATGTGTAAATCATATAGCCTGGAATTTTTTATCAGTCCCAAAATAGTGTATCAGATATTCCCATTCCAGAATGTTTAGTTCTTCTGGCTTATTTTTAAATCGCAGACCATCCGTACTATATGCTTGGAATGTAGCATGCAAATTTGAGCGCCATCCTTTGTAACGCTCCCTTGCAATGTCCCTAATCTTGTTCCTTGTACTTATTGTGTCTGCGAGGTCCCACTTAGCCTGACAAGAGAGAAAGTAAATTAGTTTTAGCTATTTAGAAATGAACTGTGTTAACGACAATAAAGGCATTGTACTGACCAGCACATCAATAACTATAGATTTTTTCACTGTCTCATGTATATCTTTCCACTTTCTAATTCCAATTAGTGGTGCCTTCTTTTTTGTATACATAACAACTTCCTCTACGAAGGAGCGGTGGTTTATTCCTATGGGACCTCCCAATCTCGTAGAGAATTCAATTTGGAGTTTCTGAGAACCACTACTGAATCTTTTTTTAGCCACTTTAAAACATTTATGTGTACCACGCCCTTTCTTGTGTGATTGGTCCATATCTGCAATTTATTAGAAATAGTTTGCATATTAAGACAATAGTTGTGTTGATGTTCCATACAAATGAAAAGGAACATATGAAATAATGATTTTGTAACCGTACTACCTTCTGATTGTGTACGACACCGTCGAGCATGAGATGGCCAATCTGTTGGTGATGGATTTGTATCGTTGGTTTCCAGATCATCAAGGTCACTATGTTGTTCAGAACTAACATTTGTTGATGAACACTGACCTGCAACAGatagtttttttaaagtatATCATGAAAATGGCaattaatatgaatatgcagTGCATATGGTTGGGCAAAATAGTTACCCCTCTCTTGTTCCCTGCGTTTTCGGAGTGTATGTAATATTTGTACTCTAGCCTCTGAACTCTTGTATGCTTTGATTGAGTCCTCTCGGAATATTGCTGCGCATGCTATatgacaaaatattttttagttaattGCTGCACTTCTTGAATATAGCGCTAACGACTTGATGGTACCACATTATTATGGAGTTGAGCACTGAAGTTAACTCAACAGAAATTAAGAGTTATCCAAATATACTTACCTTCTCCAGCTTCATCTGATTCAGATCTAGCCATTTCATTCGAGGACTTGACAGGTGTTATGCTAACTCTACTATCCACGCATGCTTTCTCCCGCTTCACACATATTCTGACCTTCTTTTCACTTTCATGGGCTGCAACCATTCTTTGCACATCACTGTCAGTTTGTATTCCTACTAGAGTGGCCATTGAactgctctctctcttcttgtAGTACATGTAGTCCAGTGCTGTGAACCCATATTCTTGAATCAAACCAATTAAGTTGAAAAAGCACAAAAGGTCCTTGTCCATTTCCCTCTGTACAAGTTCATGTTCTGGAGCTGCCCCATCGAGTTGAAGAATTATTGTCCAGGTGTCCTCGGCCATCCTACACACCACATAGAAAAAACACCAAGTATTAGTTACATGAAAAACTCTACAATATGTATATATTCAGTAAAAAGTGGTGAGCTAAAATATTCTAGATGTCAGGTAATAGAGAACTACAACAATAGCGTCCCATTTTGAATCGTAGAGAATTGTATGAGAACAAATTCTGAAGTAATACACGCAGGAGAAAGAAGTTGGAAACCGTGCAGCAACAGAAGTAGAAGAAGCAGAGGTAGAGGATGCAGTAGCTGGTTGCAAATCAGCtgtagaggaagtagtagtAGAAGAACATTTAGTATTGATAGAGAATAGTATACCTTACACCTTGAGATGGCTGAAGTCTTTGTGTGCAGGACGTTTCAAGTCAATTACAAAGAGAGACTATATATATGCACCCTTCCTACCCTGTGCTGGTGGATCtgcaacaaaaatgaaaaaaattgtgcGAGTTTCTTTTTCTCAGCATATTTCAGAATTGCAAATAAGAAGTTACAGTGCTGCCATCAAATAAATTTGACAAACACAATTCGTGCATAAACAAATGATATGAATGCTATGTGAGGTAGCAAAATAGCAAAACGTATCACACATAATATTTGTAAAGCTAATACAAGGTAATAGAGGCAGAAAGCCAGCACCACTAAGATTTTTAGATAAAAATCAATAACAGAGAAAAAGATTACACAAAGAATTCATCATCTGAGTCCTGGTCTACTAAATGTGTAGGTGCAACGTGTCCATCGTCAATGTAGGTatcatcctcttcctcatcctcttctGAATCACCATCCTCATACGTGGACTGGGCAGCATGTGCTTTTTCAATTACAGAAGCATCACCACTTACTCCTTCCATATCAATTCTACTCCAGTTTGTGATATCTTCATTAGTTCGTGGTATGTTCATTTCTTCCACTCCCACATTAATTGAGTCAATGTCAGCTTCCATCTCAGCTTGAGGCATGGCAAAAAGGTTTTTAGGCTTAACTCTTACAACAGTGGACCAGTTTGGTTTGTTTACATCTTTCACATAAAATACCTGCTCAGCCTGAATGCTCAGAATGTAAGGTTCATCTTTGTATCGAAATCGAGTTGTATCGATGTCAATAATTCCAAACTTATCCTTTTTAAAGCCTCTACCTTGGTTTCTATTTGCAGGAGGAATATCATACCAGTCACATTCAAACAGGACAACCTCCTTATCCAATCCAAACTTTAGAGCAACAATTTTTCTAATCACGCCAAACCAATCAATATTGCCGGTGCTATCGTCACCTCTCACAACTACACCACTATTTTGCGTATTGAGGTTGTTTTCTATGCGAGCTGTTCGAAACAAAAAACCATTAACCATACACCTGTTGTAAACACGTGCTCGATGGTCAGGCCCTCTAGAAAGTGCATATAAAAGATCACTTGTTTTTCCTTCTCCATGGAGTTTGCTAATCTGGGCTCAAGAATACATGGAAATTATTAGTTTTCTATGATAAAAATAAGTCTCAGtgtaaacaaaaactaaaatatgtagatcatcCTCACTTTATTTTCAAACCAATCTACAAATTCATCTTTGTGTCGCTTCTGAATGTTACGTGGATTCTTTATTTTCAGTTCATCAATGTGTTCACTACAAGAAGAATATATTGGTTGAGTAAATAAAATTAATGAGCATGACATTAAGGAAAAAGGCACAAAAATATCATACTTGACCCATGGAGTCGCTTCCTCACAATTTGTTAACAAATAATGCCTAATTTGTTTCATGTCATTCTTAGAAAGTAACTCAAAGGTGAACCCCTTCTTGTTGCGGTCTATTGTGGAGAATATGCTTAGTCCTGATGGTGGTTCATTTATAGTTGCACTTTCATGTCGCTCTGGCCGGTTAAGTTTTGTATCAATGTTATCCAAAAAGCGAGAACAAAAGGTCATGCACTCCTCTGCTACATAACCCTCTGCAATGGAACCTTCGGGGTGGGCTTTGTTCCGCACATAGCCTTTAAGTGTACGCAAATATCTCTCTATGGGGTACATCCATCTATAACAGACAGGTCCTCCAAGTCTAGCTTCTTCAGCAAGATGAATAGGCAAATGCATCATGATATCAAAAAAGGCTGGTGGGAAGATCATCTCTAGCTCACAAAGAGTTTCGCTGATTGAAATGCTCAATTTCTTCAAATCTTCATCATTCAACTCCTTGGAACATATTGCATTGAAAAATTTACTAAGCTCAATCAATGGAACTACTACTTTTTCAGGCAATATCTTGCGTATAGCTATGGGAAGAAGTTTCTGGAATATAACATGACAATCATGAGTTTTAAGTCCAGACACCTTACAACCCTTAACATCCACGCATCTCCTTATGTTTGAGGCATAACCATCAGGCATTTTAACTCCTTCTAAAAATTTGCATAAATAGGTCTTCTCATCCTTACTCAAAGTATAGCATGCTGGTGGCAAGATGTATTTATCATTTTGCACCAAAGGATGTTGATCCTCTCGTATCCCCATAAACTGCATGTCAAGACGAGCCTTCAAATTATCCTTGGATTTACCTTCCATATCAAGCAAAGTGCCAAGTACACTATCACAAATATTCTTCTCAATGTGCATCACATCCAAATTATGCCTTACAAGCAAAGTCTCCTAGTATGGTAA is part of the Oryza glaberrima chromosome 12, OglaRS2, whole genome shotgun sequence genome and harbors:
- the LOC127757536 gene encoding uncharacterized protein LOC127757536, encoding MLHSKHIEMSQKNSENRKKQRTLHVTGAKSFSQTSYEKRDKETGEEPSILDLWQATHMRNGEWSNIASKDVYENAHNEISEREADIGNAVTNEEQNIVFQACYRDSTGCKTSQARGQGYMAKPLTTTAMLHAKLYEQAHVTSETQQQNDKLSSEVEELKAKLAAREEESDKALQAERNERLRFEQEERNARLKMQEEERKEREMLREDILKMITTQSVASEQQSDLAIDCPTENREPHDTTKKARSIQNNTIVKALFNSANLQGTTSTTQQNISSQHLRNVARNFVRSRTDQARGENGRMNERNI
- the LOC127757534 gene encoding uncharacterized protein LOC127757534 isoform X2, giving the protein MHIEKNICDSVLGTLLDMEGKSKDNLKARLDMQFMGIREDQHPLVQNDKYILPPACYTLSKDEKTYLCKFLEGVKMPDGYASNIRRCVDVKGCKVSGLKTHDCHVIFQKLLPIAIRKILPEKVVVPLIELSKFFNAICSKELNDEDLKKLSISISETLCELEMIFPPAFFDIMMHLPIHLAEEARLGGPVCYRWMYPIERYLRTLKGYVRNKAHPEGSIAEGYVAEECMTFCSRFLDNIDTKLNRPERHESATINEPPSGLSIFSTIDRNKKGFTFELLSKNDMKQIRHYLLTNCEEATPWVNEHIDELKIKNPRNIQKRHKDEFVDWFENKVRMIYIF